A window from Variovorax sp. PBL-E5 encodes these proteins:
- a CDS encoding histidine phosphatase family protein, with amino-acid sequence MEATRLIAVRHGETAWNVDARIQGQLDIGLNETGLWQARRVGQALEDEPIAAIYASDLARAWQTALEIARPHRIDVVAERGLRERAFGLFEGRTFADIDANLPAQARLWRTRDPEFTPAGGESLRVFRDRVTSIAAQLAARHAGALVVLVAHGGVMDVLYRAATGQELQAPRTWDLGNAAINRLLWTPQGLTLVGWADTGHLGGDALDEATA; translated from the coding sequence ATGGAGGCCACCCGACTGATTGCCGTGCGCCACGGCGAAACCGCCTGGAATGTCGACGCACGCATCCAGGGACAGTTGGACATCGGCCTCAACGAGACCGGCCTCTGGCAGGCCCGGCGCGTCGGGCAGGCCCTCGAAGACGAGCCGATCGCCGCGATCTACGCCAGCGACCTCGCACGCGCCTGGCAGACCGCCCTCGAGATCGCCAGGCCCCACCGCATCGACGTGGTGGCCGAACGGGGGTTGCGGGAACGGGCCTTCGGCCTGTTCGAGGGCCGCACCTTCGCCGACATCGATGCCAACCTGCCGGCCCAGGCCCGGCTCTGGCGAACCCGCGACCCCGAGTTCACGCCGGCAGGCGGCGAGTCCCTGCGGGTATTTCGGGACCGCGTGACATCGATCGCCGCGCAACTCGCCGCCCGCCATGCCGGCGCGCTGGTGGTCCTGGTCGCCCACGGCGGCGTGATGGACGTGCTCTACCGCGCTGCGACAGGACAGGAACTCCAGGCGCCTCGCACCTGGGATCTGGGCAACGCGGCCATCAACCGCCTGCTCTGGACGCCGCAAGGGCTCACCCTGGTGGGCTGGGCCGACACCGGTCATCTCGGCGGCGACGCGCTCGACGAAGCCACGGCCTGA
- a CDS encoding SDR family oxidoreductase, giving the protein MAESTPRPGVLVTGGGQRLGAAVCEAFARAGWRVWCQYRASRAPAEALCERLRGEGHDANAVEADIGTEEGRCALMAQATAGGALACIVNNASAFEPDTGLDFDADAALRQLGVNLMAPLSFARLLARSAVAGDGIDRSAIHILDQKVYNLNPDYFSYTVSKLALERAVSLQAQSLAPAVRVCGVAPGILFTSGPQNEANFAKAARVNLMRRPIDPADVARTCVFLAGTPSVTGTTLCVDNGQHLVPLERDVMFVVDDLLKASIP; this is encoded by the coding sequence ATGGCTGAATCGACCCCACGCCCCGGCGTGCTCGTGACCGGCGGCGGCCAGCGGCTCGGCGCCGCGGTCTGCGAGGCCTTCGCGCGCGCGGGCTGGCGCGTGTGGTGCCAGTACCGCGCCTCGCGTGCGCCGGCCGAGGCCCTGTGCGAGCGCCTGCGCGGCGAAGGCCATGACGCGAACGCGGTCGAAGCCGACATCGGCACCGAGGAAGGCCGGTGCGCGCTGATGGCGCAGGCCACGGCCGGCGGCGCGCTCGCATGCATCGTCAACAACGCCTCGGCCTTCGAACCCGACACCGGCCTGGACTTCGATGCCGATGCCGCGCTGCGTCAGCTCGGCGTGAACCTGATGGCACCGCTTTCGTTCGCGCGGCTGCTCGCGCGCAGCGCGGTGGCGGGCGACGGCATCGACCGCTCGGCGATCCACATCCTGGACCAGAAGGTCTACAACCTGAATCCGGACTACTTTTCCTACACGGTGTCCAAACTGGCGCTCGAGCGCGCGGTGTCGCTGCAGGCGCAATCGCTGGCACCGGCGGTGCGCGTGTGCGGCGTGGCACCGGGCATCCTTTTCACCAGCGGCCCGCAGAACGAAGCCAACTTCGCGAAAGCGGCGCGCGTCAACCTGATGCGCCGGCCGATCGATCCGGCCGATGTCGCGCGAACCTGCGTCTTCCTCGCCGGCACGCCCAGCGTGACCGGGACCACCCTCTGCGTCGACAACGGCCAGCACCTGGTGCCGCTCGAACGCGACGTCATGTTCGTCGTCGACGACCTGTTGAAAGCATCCATCCCATGA
- a CDS encoding dihydroneopterin aldolase produces MTTAALDPLLLSCRRVFLRDYEVWINIGVHEFEKRAEQRVIINVDLYVPLDISTPKADELDEVVDYDFIRRTVATRLSKGHIHLQETLCDDILTQVLAHPKVQAARVSTAKPDVYPDCEAVGVEVFRSK; encoded by the coding sequence ATGACCACTGCTGCCCTCGATCCCTTGCTGCTTTCCTGCCGGCGCGTGTTCCTGCGCGACTACGAGGTCTGGATCAACATCGGCGTGCACGAATTCGAGAAGCGCGCGGAGCAGCGCGTGATCATCAACGTCGATCTCTACGTGCCGCTCGACATCTCGACGCCGAAGGCCGACGAACTCGATGAAGTGGTCGACTACGACTTCATCCGCCGCACCGTCGCGACCCGCCTGAGCAAGGGCCACATCCACTTGCAGGAAACGCTGTGCGACGACATCCTCACGCAGGTGCTGGCGCATCCGAAGGTGCAGGCGGCGCGGGTGTCGACGGCCAAGCCGGACGTCTACCCGGACTGTGAAGCAGTAGGCGTCGAAGTTTTCAGGAGCAAGTAG
- a CDS encoding polyketide synthase — protein MTAFIPIHQRVALRAAATPNAIAVSCNDISITYQQLNSRANQLARRLQRAGAGRDRLIAIGMDRSIEMVVGLLAILKSGSAYLPIDLEYPAERIEFTLEDARPVAMLTHSANAAAIPAANVPVLRIDDETLASEDSADVGSADPEAIAYVIYTSGSTGRPKGCLVTHANVARLFDATDAWYGFGPDDVWTFFHSHAFDFSVWEIWGALAYGGRVVVVPYATTRSPADFLDLLVREKVTVLNQTPSAFRSLIDADHRSALAPDALSLRYVIFGGEALAFEMLRPWYERHGDVRPQLINMYGITETTVHVTYRPVSLQDLEQRRGSMIGRPIPDLRVHLLGEDLKPVAAGETGEIVVSGAGVSNGYLRRPELSAQRFIDWTDPATGETLRAYRSGDLGRADADGDIECLGRMDHQVKIRGFRIETDEIENLLLRHPGVRECAVIARTDHGDGEARLVAYVVPSSARIAGPALRAHLARDLPQFMLPAAFVDLPALPLTENGKLDRRALPAPPRERPELAAPFQEPSTPLETQVCQVFADVLDIDRAGVFDNFFELGGTSLAVIRALEKLAHAGSRKLGVTDFFHEPTPRALAQALGEPVEPATAAHTKASPADALEPVAIIAMAGRFPGAADVEQFWDNLRAGRESITFFSDDALDPSVSAALRADLAYVRARGVVDGIEMFDAAHFGIGPREAEVMDPQQRLFLELCWECLERGGYVPDATPGPVGVYAGMYGSTYLHRHLLPRADLIEQLGELPVNLANDKDFIATRVAHRLNLTGPAISVHTACSTSLVAVAQAFSAIRHGECDMALAGAASVTCPPRSGYLYEEGAMLSPDGHTRSFDAGAQGTVFSDGAAVVLLKRLSAAIADGDPIHAVLRGAAINNDGAVKASFTAPSIDGQARVVTAALASAGVDARSISYVETHGTATPMGDPIEIAALTKAYAAQTRDTGFCAIGSVKSNIGHLVAASGATGLIKTAFALREQAIPPSVNFSAPNPAIDFASTPFRVNDRLQSWPRAAAPRRAGVSSFGVGGTNAHVIVEEAPVIAPSDAGAGPQLLQLSARTATALSAAASRLADHLQARRDVSLADVAHTLRVGRKSFAHRACVVAESVEEAVQALRTEAHPMRVAGEIAAWVPRAVFMFPGQGAQYAGMGRALYADEAVFRQAFDECLQAFDGVLPFDLRERMFSDDDSALKPTSVTQPATFAIEYALARQLQALGIQPAALVGHSVGEFAAAVLAGVMRLRDAARLVAQRGALMQAMPEGDMLSVRMPAAELAKQLPDGISLAAENGPSVCVAAGPAPLIEQFRQQLEAAGVAAKLLQTSHAFHSVMMDGAVAPFEALVRQVPLSAPALPIFSTLTGRLLSADEAIDPAYWSRHLRETVRFAPAVQSVLGEIDHPLFIELGPRNTLATLVRQHASRQRTISAVPLLGDRPDQECTAWRLAAGRLWTLGLDPDLSRLDVRARKHRLQLPTYPFERKRFWVDIASAPAQPAAPAPATSMPSSPSIPELTMTAAVSAAPVPGALPARRASLVNRLRDLFENLSGIDMAGVGGASPFVEIGLDSLTLTQAAIQVKKHFKVNLSFRQLMESYRSFDALAEFLDATLPSDPIAAVPAAVPAPVAAAVAAPMAAAQQVAVSAPLAMAQPMAAIAPANGTLVQQVIAQQMQLMQQQLALLSAAPTAPVSPVLPAPAVEQPTPMATAAATASTSPAPAAEEPPVAAPKYDVKKAFGAIARIHTQSKEPTERQKARLAAFMRRYTERTAASKAFTEKHRPQMADPRVVNGFRPATKEITYQIVVERSKGSRLWDIDGNEYVDVLNGFGMNLFGWQPDFVNEAVRAQLDRGYEIGPMHPLAADVSELVCDITGFDRVGLCNTGSEAVMAAMRIARTVTGRSTVIMFTGSYHGTFDEVLVRAGRGGKGMSAAPGVLQGMFGEIRVLDYGTPESLQFIRDNAEDLAAVLVEPVQSRRPDFQPREFLRELRAITEKSETCLIFDEVITGFRCDLGGAQALFGIRADLACYGKVIGGGFPVGVVAGKRAYMDALDGGAWQYGDDSMPTVGVTYFAGTFVRHPLALSAAKASLEHLKRDNGALQQTLNLHTAAMADELTAFCREVGAPLEIRYFSSLWRVTWLEDHPLQDLLFAMMRSRGVHILDNFPCFMTTAHTQQDIATIKSAFKESVAEMQEAELLPRRAVTQPAFDASHPPAPDARLGRDRDGQPAWFVPDPKAQGKFTKYQA, from the coding sequence GTGACTGCATTCATACCCATACACCAACGCGTTGCGCTTCGCGCGGCGGCGACCCCGAATGCCATCGCCGTCTCCTGCAACGACATTTCGATCACCTACCAGCAGCTGAACAGCCGTGCCAACCAGCTGGCGCGGCGTCTGCAGCGCGCCGGCGCCGGCCGGGATCGGCTGATTGCCATCGGCATGGACCGGTCCATCGAGATGGTGGTGGGCCTGCTCGCCATCCTCAAGTCGGGAAGCGCCTATCTCCCCATCGACCTCGAGTACCCCGCGGAGCGGATCGAATTCACGCTGGAAGACGCTCGCCCGGTCGCGATGCTGACGCACTCCGCCAATGCGGCGGCCATTCCGGCGGCGAACGTGCCTGTCCTGCGGATCGATGACGAAACGCTCGCCAGCGAAGACTCGGCGGATGTCGGCAGCGCCGACCCCGAGGCCATCGCCTACGTGATCTACACCTCGGGGTCCACCGGCCGGCCCAAGGGCTGCCTCGTCACGCATGCCAATGTGGCACGCCTGTTCGATGCGACGGATGCCTGGTACGGCTTCGGACCGGACGATGTCTGGACCTTCTTCCATTCGCATGCCTTCGATTTCTCGGTCTGGGAGATCTGGGGCGCGCTGGCCTATGGCGGCCGGGTCGTCGTGGTGCCTTATGCGACCACGCGCTCGCCCGCCGACTTTCTCGACCTGCTGGTGCGTGAAAAGGTCACCGTCCTCAACCAGACACCGTCCGCTTTCCGGTCCCTGATCGACGCCGACCACCGCTCGGCGCTGGCACCCGACGCGCTCAGCCTGCGCTACGTGATCTTCGGCGGCGAGGCGCTCGCCTTCGAGATGCTGCGCCCCTGGTACGAGCGCCATGGCGATGTCCGGCCGCAGTTGATCAACATGTACGGGATCACGGAAACGACGGTCCACGTGACCTATCGCCCGGTGTCGCTGCAGGACCTGGAGCAACGTCGCGGCAGCATGATCGGCCGCCCGATCCCGGACCTGCGCGTCCACCTGCTGGGCGAAGACCTGAAGCCGGTGGCCGCGGGCGAAACGGGCGAGATCGTCGTCAGCGGCGCCGGCGTGAGCAACGGCTATCTGCGGCGTCCCGAACTGAGCGCGCAACGCTTCATCGACTGGACCGATCCGGCCACCGGCGAAACGCTGCGTGCCTACCGCTCCGGCGATCTCGGCCGGGCCGATGCGGACGGCGACATCGAATGCCTGGGCCGGATGGACCATCAGGTCAAGATCCGGGGCTTTCGCATCGAGACCGACGAGATCGAGAACCTGCTGCTGCGGCATCCCGGCGTGCGCGAATGCGCGGTGATCGCGCGCACGGATCACGGCGACGGCGAGGCACGACTCGTGGCCTATGTCGTGCCGAGCTCGGCGCGCATCGCCGGCCCGGCGCTGCGCGCCCACCTGGCGCGGGACCTGCCGCAGTTCATGCTCCCGGCCGCCTTCGTCGACCTGCCGGCCTTGCCGCTCACCGAAAACGGCAAGCTCGACCGCCGCGCCCTGCCGGCGCCGCCGCGCGAGCGGCCCGAACTGGCTGCGCCGTTTCAAGAACCCTCGACGCCGCTCGAAACGCAGGTGTGCCAGGTATTCGCCGACGTGCTGGACATCGACCGTGCCGGCGTGTTCGACAACTTCTTCGAATTGGGCGGCACCTCGCTGGCCGTGATCCGCGCGCTGGAGAAGCTCGCCCACGCGGGCTCGCGCAAGCTGGGCGTGACCGATTTCTTCCACGAGCCCACCCCCAGGGCGCTGGCGCAAGCGCTCGGCGAGCCGGTCGAGCCCGCCACGGCCGCGCACACGAAGGCTTCGCCAGCCGATGCGCTGGAGCCGGTGGCCATCATCGCGATGGCCGGTCGCTTTCCGGGCGCCGCGGACGTGGAACAGTTCTGGGACAACCTGCGCGCAGGCCGCGAGTCCATCACCTTCTTCTCGGACGATGCGCTCGACCCCTCGGTCAGCGCCGCGCTGCGCGCGGATCTCGCCTATGTGCGGGCACGCGGCGTGGTGGACGGCATCGAGATGTTCGATGCCGCGCACTTCGGCATCGGCCCCCGGGAGGCCGAGGTCATGGATCCGCAGCAGCGCCTGTTTCTCGAGCTCTGCTGGGAATGCCTCGAACGCGGCGGCTACGTACCGGACGCGACCCCGGGTCCGGTCGGCGTCTATGCCGGCATGTACGGCAGCACCTACCTGCATCGCCATCTGCTGCCCCGCGCCGACCTGATCGAGCAGCTGGGCGAGCTGCCGGTCAACCTGGCCAACGACAAGGACTTCATCGCGACCCGCGTGGCCCATCGGCTGAACCTGACCGGCCCCGCGATCAGCGTGCACACGGCCTGCTCGACCTCGCTGGTGGCGGTGGCGCAGGCGTTCTCGGCGATCCGCCACGGCGAATGTGACATGGCGCTCGCCGGCGCGGCCTCGGTGACCTGCCCGCCGCGCAGCGGCTACCTCTACGAAGAGGGCGCCATGCTCTCGCCCGACGGCCACACGCGCTCCTTCGATGCCGGCGCGCAAGGCACGGTCTTCAGCGACGGCGCGGCCGTCGTGCTGCTCAAGCGCCTGTCGGCCGCGATCGCCGATGGCGATCCGATTCACGCGGTGTTGCGCGGTGCGGCGATCAACAACGACGGCGCCGTCAAGGCCAGCTTCACCGCACCCAGCATCGACGGCCAGGCGCGCGTGGTCACCGCGGCGCTGGCCTCGGCGGGCGTCGACGCGCGCAGCATCTCCTACGTCGAGACGCACGGCACCGCGACGCCGATGGGCGATCCGATCGAGATCGCGGCGCTGACCAAGGCCTATGCGGCCCAGACCCGCGACACCGGCTTCTGCGCCATCGGCTCGGTCAAGAGCAACATCGGCCACCTCGTGGCGGCGTCGGGCGCCACCGGCCTCATCAAGACCGCGTTCGCGCTGCGCGAACAGGCGATTCCGCCGTCGGTGAATTTCAGCGCGCCCAATCCGGCGATCGATTTCGCGTCGACCCCGTTCCGCGTCAACGACCGGCTGCAGAGTTGGCCGCGCGCTGCGGCACCGCGCCGCGCCGGCGTGAGCTCCTTCGGCGTCGGTGGCACCAATGCGCACGTCATCGTCGAGGAAGCGCCGGTGATCGCGCCGTCGGATGCCGGTGCGGGACCGCAGCTGCTGCAACTCTCGGCGCGCACGGCCACGGCGCTGTCGGCCGCGGCGTCGCGCCTTGCCGACCATCTGCAGGCGCGGCGCGATGTCTCGCTCGCGGACGTGGCGCATACGCTGCGCGTCGGGCGCAAGTCCTTCGCGCACCGGGCCTGCGTCGTCGCCGAGAGCGTCGAGGAGGCCGTGCAGGCGCTGCGCACCGAGGCTCATCCGATGCGCGTCGCCGGCGAGATCGCGGCCTGGGTGCCGCGTGCCGTCTTCATGTTCCCCGGCCAGGGCGCCCAGTACGCCGGCATGGGCCGCGCGCTCTACGCCGACGAGGCCGTGTTCCGCCAGGCCTTCGACGAGTGCCTGCAGGCCTTCGACGGCGTGCTGCCCTTCGACCTGCGCGAGCGCATGTTCTCGGACGACGACAGCGCGCTCAAGCCGACCTCGGTCACCCAGCCCGCCACCTTCGCGATCGAGTACGCGCTCGCGCGCCAGCTGCAGGCGCTCGGCATCCAGCCGGCAGCGCTGGTCGGCCACAGCGTGGGCGAGTTCGCCGCCGCGGTGCTGGCCGGCGTGATGCGCCTGCGCGATGCCGCCCGGCTGGTGGCCCAACGCGGCGCCCTGATGCAGGCCATGCCCGAGGGCGACATGCTGTCGGTCCGGATGCCGGCAGCAGAGCTCGCCAAGCAGCTGCCCGACGGCATTTCCCTCGCGGCGGAGAACGGACCGAGCGTCTGTGTGGCCGCCGGCCCGGCGCCGCTGATCGAGCAATTCCGCCAGCAGCTCGAAGCGGCGGGCGTCGCCGCCAAGCTGCTGCAGACCTCGCACGCCTTCCATTCCGTGATGATGGACGGCGCCGTGGCGCCCTTCGAGGCCCTCGTTCGCCAGGTGCCGCTGTCGGCGCCGGCGCTGCCGATCTTCTCGACCTTGACCGGTCGGCTGCTCAGCGCTGACGAGGCCATCGACCCGGCCTATTGGTCGCGCCATCTGCGCGAGACGGTGCGTTTCGCGCCGGCGGTGCAGAGCGTGCTCGGCGAAATCGATCATCCGCTGTTCATCGAACTGGGTCCGCGCAACACGCTCGCGACGCTGGTGCGCCAGCACGCATCGAGGCAGCGCACCATCAGCGCCGTGCCGCTGCTGGGCGATCGCCCCGACCAGGAGTGCACCGCCTGGCGTCTTGCCGCGGGCCGCCTCTGGACGCTCGGGCTGGACCCGGACCTTTCGCGGCTCGACGTGCGCGCACGCAAGCACCGCCTGCAACTGCCCACCTACCCCTTCGAGCGCAAGCGCTTCTGGGTCGACATCGCGTCGGCCCCGGCGCAGCCTGCCGCTCCCGCGCCTGCCACTTCCATGCCCTCGTCCCCATCGATTCCGGAGTTGACAATGACTGCCGCCGTTTCCGCCGCCCCTGTACCGGGTGCACTGCCCGCGCGCCGCGCCTCGCTCGTCAACCGCCTGCGCGATCTGTTCGAGAACCTCTCGGGCATCGACATGGCCGGCGTCGGCGGCGCATCGCCCTTCGTCGAGATCGGACTCGACTCGCTCACCCTCACCCAGGCCGCGATCCAGGTCAAGAAGCACTTCAAGGTCAACCTGAGCTTCCGGCAGCTGATGGAAAGCTACCGCAGCTTCGACGCGCTGGCGGAATTCCTCGATGCCACCTTGCCGTCGGACCCGATCGCAGCAGTGCCCGCCGCAGTACCGGCGCCTGTCGCGGCGGCCGTCGCCGCACCGATGGCCGCCGCGCAGCAGGTCGCCGTCTCGGCACCGCTCGCGATGGCCCAGCCCATGGCGGCGATCGCGCCGGCCAACGGCACCCTGGTGCAGCAGGTGATCGCACAACAGATGCAATTGATGCAGCAGCAACTCGCATTGCTGTCGGCGGCGCCGACGGCACCGGTCAGCCCCGTGCTGCCGGCGCCGGCGGTGGAGCAACCCACGCCCATGGCCACCGCCGCGGCCACGGCGTCCACATCCCCCGCACCGGCCGCCGAGGAGCCGCCGGTCGCAGCGCCGAAGTACGACGTCAAGAAGGCCTTCGGCGCCATCGCGCGCATCCATACGCAGAGCAAGGAACCGACCGAACGCCAGAAGGCGCGGCTCGCGGCCTTCATGCGCCGCTACACCGAGCGCACTGCTGCCAGCAAGGCCTTCACCGAGAAGCATCGCCCGCAGATGGCCGACCCGCGCGTGGTCAACGGCTTCCGCCCCGCGACCAAGGAGATCACCTACCAGATCGTGGTCGAGCGCTCCAAGGGTTCGAGGCTCTGGGACATCGACGGCAACGAGTACGTCGACGTGCTCAACGGCTTCGGCATGAACCTGTTCGGCTGGCAGCCCGACTTCGTCAACGAGGCGGTGCGCGCCCAGCTCGACCGCGGCTACGAGATCGGCCCGATGCATCCGCTCGCCGCCGACGTTTCGGAGCTGGTCTGCGACATCACCGGCTTCGACCGCGTCGGCTTGTGCAACACCGGCTCCGAGGCCGTGATGGCGGCGATGCGCATCGCCCGCACCGTCACCGGCCGCAGCACCGTCATCATGTTCACCGGTTCCTACCACGGCACCTTCGACGAGGTGCTCGTGCGCGCCGGCCGCGGCGGCAAGGGCATGTCGGCCGCGCCGGGCGTGCTGCAGGGCATGTTCGGCGAGATCCGCGTGCTCGATTACGGCACGCCGGAATCGCTGCAGTTCATCCGCGACAACGCCGAGGACCTGGCCGCGGTGCTGGTCGAGCCGGTGCAGAGCCGCCGCCCCGATTTCCAGCCGCGCGAATTCCTGCGCGAGCTGCGCGCCATCACCGAGAAATCCGAAACCTGCCTGATCTTCGACGAGGTCATCACCGGCTTTCGCTGTGACCTCGGCGGTGCCCAGGCGCTGTTCGGCATCCGCGCCGACCTGGCCTGCTACGGCAAGGTGATCGGCGGCGGCTTTCCGGTCGGCGTGGTCGCCGGCAAGCGCGCCTACATGGACGCGCTGGACGGCGGCGCCTGGCAGTACGGCGACGACTCGATGCCGACGGTGGGCGTGACCTATTTCGCCGGCACCTTCGTTCGCCATCCGCTGGCTCTGTCGGCCGCCAAGGCCTCGCTCGAACACCTCAAGCGCGACAACGGCGCGTTGCAGCAGACGCTGAACCTGCACACCGCGGCGATGGCCGACGAACTGACCGCCTTCTGCCGCGAGGTCGGCGCGCCGCTCGAGATCCGCTACTTCTCGTCGCTGTGGCGCGTGACCTGGCTCGAGGACCATCCGCTGCAGGATCTGCTGTTCGCCATGATGCGCAGCCGCGGCGTGCACATCCTGGACAACTTCCCCTGCTTCATGACGACGGCGCACACGCAGCAGGACATCGCGACCATCAAGTCGGCCTTCAAGGAATCGGTGGCCGAGATGCAGGAAGCCGAGCTGCTGCCGCGCCGTGCCGTGACCCAGCCGGCCTTCGATGCCTCTCATCCGCCGGCGCCCGACGCGCGGCTGGGCCGCGATCGGGATGGCCAGCCCGCCTGGTTCGTGCCGGACCCCAAGGCACAAGGTAAATTCACCAAGTACCAAGCATGA
- a CDS encoding class I SAM-dependent methyltransferase, whose translation MEHGATRATPLTRIIDAALQRDGGWISFDRFMALALYAPGLGYYANASRKFGHMPSSGSDFVTAPELTPLFGQTLAVQVAEALDKTGTDEVWEFGAGSGALALQLLDALGERIARYRIVDLSGTLRERQQQTLAGHAGKVEWLAELPEAMRGVVVGNEVLDAMPVQLLARAGGQWFERGVIRQGDGFAWEDRPTALRPPVEIEGVHDYLTEIHPQAEAFIATLADRLKQGAAFFIDYGFPEAEYYHPQRHMGTVMCHRGHAADGDPLADVGDKDITAHVNFTGVALEGQNAGFEVLGYCSQARFLLNAGLLEPMAQAAQPERILAARLVHEHEMGELFKVIGFAVGAPWDAIGFAEGDRSHTL comes from the coding sequence ATGGAGCACGGCGCAACACGCGCCACCCCCTTGACCCGGATTATCGACGCCGCGCTGCAGCGCGACGGCGGGTGGATCTCTTTCGACCGCTTCATGGCGCTCGCGCTCTATGCGCCGGGTCTGGGCTATTACGCCAACGCAAGCCGCAAGTTCGGGCACATGCCGTCTTCCGGCAGCGACTTCGTGACCGCGCCCGAACTCACGCCGCTGTTCGGCCAGACCCTGGCCGTGCAGGTGGCCGAGGCGCTGGACAAGACCGGCACCGATGAAGTCTGGGAGTTCGGCGCCGGTTCGGGCGCGCTGGCCCTGCAACTGCTCGATGCGCTCGGCGAACGCATCGCGCGCTATCGCATCGTCGATCTGTCGGGCACGCTGCGCGAGCGGCAGCAGCAGACGCTCGCCGGGCATGCGGGCAAGGTCGAATGGCTGGCCGAGCTGCCCGAGGCGATGCGCGGCGTGGTGGTCGGCAACGAGGTGCTCGATGCCATGCCGGTGCAGCTGCTCGCACGCGCCGGCGGGCAATGGTTCGAGCGCGGCGTGATCCGGCAAGGCGACGGCTTCGCCTGGGAGGACCGTCCCACCGCGCTGCGCCCGCCGGTCGAGATCGAAGGCGTGCACGACTACCTGACCGAGATCCATCCGCAGGCCGAGGCCTTCATCGCCACGCTGGCGGATCGCCTGAAGCAGGGCGCAGCCTTCTTCATCGACTACGGTTTTCCGGAGGCCGAGTATTACCACCCGCAGCGCCACATGGGCACCGTGATGTGCCACCGCGGCCACGCGGCCGACGGCGACCCGCTGGCCGACGTCGGCGACAAGGACATCACGGCCCACGTGAACTTCACCGGCGTCGCCCTCGAGGGCCAGAACGCCGGCTTCGAGGTGCTGGGCTACTGCAGCCAGGCGCGCTTCCTGCTCAACGCGGGGCTGCTGGAACCCATGGCGCAGGCCGCGCAGCCCGAGCGCATCCTGGCGGCGCGTCTGGTGCACGAACACGAGATGGGCGAGCTGTTCAAGGTGATCGGCTTTGCGGTCGGCGCGCCCTGGGACGCGATCGGCTTTGCCGAGGGCGATCGCAGCCACACGCTGTGA
- the ttcA gene encoding tRNA 2-thiocytidine(32) synthetase TtcA produces the protein MSVVWTEKNEVASGGPIKIERETHKLEKRLCREVGRAIVDYNMVEDGDKVMVCVSGGKDSYALLDILLKLRARAPIHFDIVAVNLDQKQPGFPEDVLPGYLRALGVPFHIEEQDTYSIVKRVIPEGKTTCGLCSRLRRGILYRVADELGATKVALGHHRDDMLQTFFLNMFFAGKLKSMPPKLVSDDGRHIVIRPLAYVAEKDLVRWAQHREFPIIPCTLCGSQENLQRKQVGEMLREWERKHPGRVENMFNALQNVVPSHLLDGASFDFKGLKATGVADAEGDKAFDAPEFPAPSALRIVQL, from the coding sequence ATGAGTGTCGTGTGGACCGAGAAGAACGAAGTTGCATCGGGTGGGCCGATCAAGATCGAGCGCGAGACGCACAAGCTCGAGAAGCGCCTGTGCCGCGAGGTCGGCCGCGCGATCGTCGACTACAACATGGTCGAGGACGGCGACAAGGTCATGGTCTGCGTCTCGGGCGGCAAGGACAGCTATGCGCTGCTCGATATCCTGCTCAAGCTGCGGGCGCGGGCGCCGATCCACTTCGACATCGTGGCAGTCAATCTCGACCAGAAGCAGCCCGGCTTTCCGGAAGACGTGCTGCCCGGCTACCTGCGCGCGCTCGGCGTGCCCTTCCACATCGAGGAGCAGGACACCTACTCGATCGTCAAGCGCGTGATCCCCGAAGGCAAGACCACCTGCGGCCTGTGCAGCCGGCTGCGCCGCGGCATCCTGTACCGCGTGGCGGACGAACTCGGCGCCACCAAGGTCGCGCTCGGCCACCATCGCGACGACATGCTGCAGACCTTCTTTCTCAACATGTTCTTCGCCGGCAAGCTGAAGTCGATGCCGCCCAAGCTGGTGAGCGACGACGGCCGGCACATCGTGATCCGGCCCTTGGCTTACGTGGCCGAGAAGGACCTCGTGCGTTGGGCGCAGCACCGCGAATTCCCGATCATTCCCTGCACGCTCTGCGGCAGCCAGGAGAACCTGCAGCGCAAGCAGGTCGGCGAGATGCTGCGCGAATGGGAGCGCAAGCACCCGGGCCGCGTCGAGAACATGTTCAATGCGCTGCAGAACGTGGTGCCGTCGCATCTGCTCGATGGAGCGTCCTTCGATTTCAAGGGTCTCAAGGCGACGGGCGTGGCCGACGCCGAGGGCGACAAGGCATTCGATGCGCCCGAGTTCCCGGCGCCGTCGGCGCTGCGCATCGTGCAACTCTAG